A portion of the Babylonia areolata isolate BAREFJ2019XMU chromosome 16, ASM4173473v1, whole genome shotgun sequence genome contains these proteins:
- the LOC143291222 gene encoding transmembrane protein 60-like produces the protein MAVIQRALFTWFTALDFLIFLVLKLDGKINWNWFLIFTPLWVFDLVVIVYLTVNAIIHCKNGYDRRNHSDLSVPRKIWFIAAVSLKLLFQLLLCLRLEYIASMSLYYIMIPFWILTTVSAVDIFRGLVNVHRRG, from the exons ATGGCAGTGATACAGAGAGCACTGTTTACATGGTTCACAGCTTTAGACTTCCTCATATTCTTGGTGCTGAAGCTTGATGGCAAAATCAACTGGAACTGGTTCCTGATCTTCACACCATTATGGGTGTTCGATCTGGTCGTGATAGTTTACCTAACTGTCAACGCTATCATTCACTGTAAAAATGGCTACGATCGAAGAAACCATTCAGACCTGTCAGTGCCAAGAAAAATCTGGTTTATTGCAGCTGTATCATTAAAATTATTGTTTCAG tTGCTGCTGTGTCTGAGGCTGGAATACATTGCCTCCATGTCCCTGTACTACATCATGATTCCTTTCTGGATTCTGACTACGGTGTCTGCAGTGGACATCTTCAGGGGACTGGTTAATGTGCATCGTagggggtga